aaaattaatgcattacttaaggttgacacgcaggtcattaaagtgcaatcatatggctcgagccatcatgccgaatcatgactcgcaggtcatgttaatcaattttacatcatatagtcatttcatacataatcaaattattatgagcactgctataccacatcacatgcacatgcaaaccctcctgcaaaaccaagttagacgtctCTAACCGGTTCATGCAAAAACttgttttacgtggcttctaaggtttcgaaacaaaccgaagctaccaacgtccatcatcaagtatgataatTCAAGCGCTAGCTTAACTtatcggggtgtatgaaacacgagataataaAATCTCGAACCCCACACTGAACTTCGTCATatgcatgacccccgtgcagatcatatctgcattgccctTTAGTCTGCGAAACATCCATCTTTCTTAGACTAAAGTGGAACCCAAAGAACTGTTAGCACTTCGTTGATCTGTCAATCAGCATGCTTAGGAGCAGCATGAAAGGAtcgcggattgccagaactttgtcagaTTCCACAATGCTGCCAAGATCAGGACTACGCAAATttaagggaagcaacaagaacatcgggtaaCATATTTCATCTGCTACCAGCACAAATAATTTTCAGTAatagaactcatctactacctaattatattgtgcaacacccatacatctccatgtattctagatcgcaacaTGCATCTACAcatagcacggctcatgatgccactgtagggtaacgcagcagaaaacaaaaaatttccgacctacgcaccagcccaggaccactatggagactgcatacatggtttgatctttttcgttaccgactagtagcgcagcgggaagtagagccaatgacgatcggcggtgcagatccccgcagctaggatttacaacctcccaaccgcgaggatgtataccctcatctgctcctcagacagccctccgggaggcggttgaacagccccccggacggtgtcgcggacagcccttcgggaggacctttgaaactcgaacggtcactcggacagcccttcgggaggaccttcgaaactcggacggtcacacggacagcccttcgggaggcactcacgaactaagaccgaaactacgatctctctacagagttgcacacatacggtgtcatctatccggtaGGGCTTcaccgtccagaactagttcctgccggaacctagacagcctttcggctctacaaaactatttcgcggggagggagagagacgccagatcattgcatggcacttgtatgtgagaaagagtgagtgtggagagtgcctctccacctctatttataggaaaacccAAGGGGTAGGGGACACAtgaaaaaacccaaaatgcccacACTTTATGTCACACATAAAAGGGCATAAAGGGCATAAAGGGATGACAAGTGGAGCCCCATGGAGGAGCTGCACCCTCCAACGTCCCACCCTCATGGGGGGCCCCCAAAGGGGGTTCCTTGATCCCCAAgtccttctagaagccttttgggaaagccccaaaaggtggctttccataaatatcccaaaaagcactttcactattcacgacgacatttttcagcgtccgttcgaactgaaaatatttatgtgggcttagaacatttctagtacccaccataataattttcaacgcattctggaacaattccagtttagtgattttcatctgcgaaaagcatctgaaccggttccaacagctccgaaacatttccggttttttatttctgaaaattccaaaaagtttccagaatgattctggcaccctccaagaattatcaggcatgtgccgaaaccattttgacttaatggcataccccgaaacaactttttcggtttcaccgaaactcaacCGGTGACCTCTCTCcgcggaacttttccgctgtccgaaacttttcggtgtccgaaactttttcggtgattttctctcaaactccctgtctagtattcagcagatagatgacccttaagcgtgtgaccctataggttcattGAAGCATAGACATGACTGGAACactttccgatcaatgatcaacatcggagccgtggacacccatattgacccctgtacccacacgaataaatattcgagtgaacctccagttgcagtgagctattcctgttgcttcgagatatgtcacaaacacccgaggtgagatttgttgcatccccgtggacgaacaatttgtccaccatgcaagttacctcgttaccggttttgttctcttttctcgtttccgtgttccggcatcccagtgatcaaatcacactgtgtctggccagacgatgatggataccataataccgagagggcccgagaatatctctccatcgtcagaggagcaaatcccaatcttgagctatcaagttacttgaaacacttttccatgaacccgtaagccgccgtaatagccacccatttacggatgacatttaacaaaccccaaagttcatgaagcaagcatgaagaaactcgatactctcatggtctaaggaatcatgcaaacgttaaccatctctgtgttatgtaccattaacttgtgatgaatgaatctcttagcataacatcaatccgggtcgattgaacacaaatgttctcttaacattgtgccctcaaaattgctggcatagactTGCCCATGATCAAGAAAActgaaccatcatgcaacacttgagctagtcttagaggccagactagaatacttcttaccgtttattattccacacgtgcatatgagtcttcctccgagcctcgtggatattgcagactcgagaatcattgaagttatagcatggaacataaacataattatgaactcggagataaataatatcatttattattgcctctagggcatatctcctacaaaaAGAATCCTTAGGTATCTTCAAGCAACAAAGGGTTATGGACTCAAACTTGCTAGATCAGACTCCATGTTGGTTAGTGCTTTTTCAGATGGAGATTGGGCAAGTTGGCCTGATGACAGAAGGTCTACAGGTGGCCTTGCAGTTTTTCTTGGTGGTAATTTGATTTCGTGGAGTGCTCGTAAGCAACCTACTATATCTCGACCAAGCACAGAAGCTGAGTACAAAGCTTTAGCTAATGCTACTGTTGAAGTTATTTGGGTCCAAAACTTGTTAACTGAGTTGGGTGTTCACCATCCAAAGGCAGCCTCGCTATGGTGTGACAATCTTGGTGCCACTTATCTATCTACTAATCCTGTGTTTCATGCTAGGACAAAGCATATTGAAATTGACTATCACTTTGTTCGAGAAGGGGTAGCCAATAAGCTTCTCAATATTTGGTTTATACCAACGGGTGATCAAGTAGCAGATGGATTTACTAAACAGCTTTCAGTGCGGCAGTTAGAAGCTTTTAGACACAATCTCAACTTGGATAGTTGTGATTGAGGGGGAGTGTTAAACATTGTAAATACGGTATTGTATAAACCGTACAGGGTATAGGATGTGTGCGTGTGTTTATCTCTGTAAACCGTGTTAGGTTGTTAGGATCGATCTCTTCTCTGTTTTCTTGGAGATCAATTCTACAGCCTAACCAACTCCTGTACATCTTGTCTATATTAACACGTACGCATCCCTGCCGGTGGTATACGCTTCTAACCTCTCCTTTTACAGGAGCGTCTTGTGTCCTTTGAGGCGATGACGAAGCCGCCGCCGACGGAAGACGGCGACCTGTTGCCCACCGACTGGTCATGGGAAAGCATGCCGACGTCCTTCACCAAGGAGGAGATGATCTTCTCCTACGCGCTGCACCCGGATGGGCGCACCATATTCGTGTCCTCGTGGAGCAGGGCGGTCTGCAGCACATACTCCGTTGACACCAGGAGCTGCAAGTGGAGGCGCCATGGGGAGTGGATGTTGCCTTTCAGAGGCCGAGGCTACTTCGACGCCGAGCTAGACGCGTGGGTCGGGCTGCACGAGGACGGCTACATCTGCTCCTGCCTGGTCGCCTCCCGCAGCGACGGCGCCACCGCGCAGCAGCCAGAGTGGAAGATGGCCGACGAGCAGAGGATATGGATCCCGTGGCATCAATTGGCGAAAGGGGAGGGAGCTACtctcatgtactccctccgtccctattataagtctttttagacatttcaaatggactacaataTACGGATGTACATATACATATTtgagagtgtagattcactcattttgctccgtatgtaatcatttgttggaatctctagaaagacttatatttgggaacggagggagtacatgggAAATGCCACGTTTTGCCTGGTCGATTGCGTGGCTGGCGATGGAATCGAGTTTCAGGATGCATTTGGTGTCGCCGGTGGCTGCGTCCTCCACATCACCACCTTCCGCCTCTGGTACGATCGTAAGGGGAAGCTGCGGATCATCGACCGGAACACTAGCTCATGTCCGGTGTCTAAGCATCACACTTCTTTTTTCTCCTGTGGCGTTTTGGATGTAGCAAGGTACTAGGAAATACCAGAAATTCAATTCGGCTCGTGGAAGCATATGCTCCTGCTCATCAAAAATTGGAAGCCCTAACTAGATTAGACAAGAGCATAACTACATTGGCATGTACTTGAAAAGTTCTTGAGAAGAACATGTTATAatatggtgaacatttttttaatgtgTATGAACAAGTTTGTAAAAACTGACTAataattcttttcttttttttgaaatggaggcaaaagctttgcctcatgTATTAATTAAAGTGAGAATAGAGTTTTTTTACAACACACACCCTTTACGCGACATGGCAATTACTCTCGCAAAATAAAAGACCCTAACTTCTTTGCCCCGGCGGTGACTCAAAGGCTTGCCTCGTCCACAATGGAGTTGAGCAGAATTGGCGGAGGAGCGCTCTTGTGCCGAAATACTCTTGCGTTTCTCTCGTTCCAGATTACCCATGACACGAGTATGGTAATCGACGCCTTGGCCTTCCTGTCCGTAGTGCCGACGTCGCATGTACTCACCCACCAGCTCTCAACTGAGTCCATCAAGTGCCATGAGGTCGTGTCCATGTCGTCAATGCCGAATCTCTGAATGACCAACCTCCAGAGCCTCAAAGAATAGCGGCACTTGAAGAGGATATGTGGCCCACATTCTTGCACGCCCTTGCACAATGGACAAGGACCGCAATTTGGCCACCCTCGCTTGGCCAACCGGTCGGCAGTCCAAATTCTGTCCTGGAGCGCAAGCCAAGCAAAAAACTTCACTTTCAGTGGCGCCCAGGCCTTCCAAACCATTTGGTCCATGGGGGAAAGAACCACGCCCAAAAATTGTGCCTTGTAAGCAGAGGCCGATGTGTACTGGCCAGAGGCCATGTGCTTCCACGAGATGTCATCATCAGTAAGCTCATCAAGCAGGACCTCGTCCAGGAGCATCCAGAGGGAGAACAACTGTCTAATATGCTCAGCGGACACAACTGCGGATGGAGGTTTGATCCTAAGGATCCAAGCGTTGTTCCTGAGGGCCTCCCGCACCTTCCAATTCTTTCGTGACGAGGCCTCGAAGATGAGCGGAGCAATGTCCTTGGGCTTGCGGCCAAGAAGCCAGGGAGAATCCCAGAATGGCGTTCGCGCACCGTTACCCACAGTGATGGTGGTAGAAGCATAGAAGAAGTCGAGGTCTTCAGCGTCGCATGGGTTCCCGTGCCCCACCCAGAGCTTACAAGGCTCCTTCCATTCAAACCATGGCCAACGCAAACGCAAGGCACGCGCGAACTTCTTCGTGTTGAGCATCCCAAGCCCACCTTAATCATGTGGCCGAGTCACCATTTCCCAATTCACCTTGCACTTGGCCCCGGTCGTCCTGTCTGAGCCGGCCCAAAGGAACGCCCTCTCTAGCTTGTCGATGGTGCGTAGAATGCTTGGCGGAATGACAAGAGGTGTAATGAAGTAGACCACTTGTGACGCGAGAACCGACTTGACAAGAGCCGCACGCCCAATGGTGGTGATGTTCTAGCCCTCGTATGTTGTCATCTTGTTTGCCACTTTATCCACCAAGAATTGTAGGTCAACCAACTTCAGCTTCCAGACAAAGAGAGGGAGCCCCAAGTATCGCAGAGGGAAAGACGCCCTCACAACCGGCAACCCTTGTGTTATGTGCTCTAGGTCAATGTGATTGCACCGAATGGGAACCACTGAACTCTTACAGAAGTTGGTGGAAAGGCCCGTGACCTCCCCAAAGCCTCTCAGGATAGCTGCGAGGTTGTCAATATCCCGTTTGATCGGGGCCATGAACAACGCCGCGTCGTCTGCGTAGAGAGATGTTTGTACCATAGCACCCCTCCCTCTGATCTTATGTAGCATCCCCTTCCTAGTGGCCACATTAAGGATTCGTTGCAGAGGGTCAATAGCGATGACAAAGAGGAGAGGGGAAATGGGGTCCCCTTGGCGTAGCCCACTGCCGTGCTTCATGGGGGTGCCGGCCACCCCATTCAGCAGAACCCTCGAGGAGGAGGAACACCACAAAGCCGCAATCCAATCTCTAAATTTACTTGGGAACCCCCTCCTCTCAAGGAGATCAAGCAAATACTCCCATCTGACCAAGTCGAAAGCCTTGCGGATATCAAGCTTGAACAAAAGGGAAGGAGTCTTGCACTTATGGAGACGTCGAGCAAGGTTACGGACATACATGAAGTTATCATGGATACTCCGTGTTTTGATGAAAGCACTCTGGGCGTTGGAGATGAGAGTGGACATGTGCGGGCCAAGCCTGATGGAGAGCATTTTCGCAATTATCCTGGCAATAGCATGGATGAGGCTAATGGGTCTATAGTCGGCGACCCTCTCTGCCCCTTCCTTCTTCGGTAGGAGCACAATGTTTGCAGAATTGATCCAATGCAGATTTGTTGAGTGGAGGGAGTCAAAACGGTCGATCGCCCTCATGAGATCATGCCTCATGGTGTCCCAACACTTCTTGAAGAAAGCACCCGTGAAACCATCCAGCCCGGGAGCCTTGTCACTAGGCATGTCGTTGATTGCCTCAATTACCTCCTTCTCGGTAAAGGGGGAGTCAAGCCCTTGTAACTCATGCTTCTCCAAGTTAAGCTCCTCCCAATTGAAGTCCTTGGTACTCCTATCCCCTCTTCTCATTGCATGCGCGAAGTGCTCCTGGATTATCTTCTCCTTTGCTTCGTGCTCGATCACCCATCCCTGATCATTCATGATTCTGTGGATGTGATTTTTCCTCCTTCGCGCATTGACCCGTCTATGAAAGAATATCGTGTTAGCATCACCCTCTTTGATTTTTGAGATTCGAGCACATTGCTTCTTGTGTGCCTTCTCAAGCACAGCCAAGCTTATTGCCCTCCGCTTAAGCCTAGCCCGAAGGTCAAGCTCCTCGGTGTTTAATTGCCTGCCTTCTTGTGCAATGTCAAGGCGAAGAATCACCAGGAGGGCAGCCTGGAGATGGACTTTGGCTCGAGAGAAGAGACCTCTGCTCCATTGCGACAGACGGAGAGTCGTTTTCTTGAGCTTGTGGAAGAGGATGATGTAGGGCTCAGTGTGATCAACATGCTCATCCCATGCCTTTTGGACTACCTCACTGAAACTGGGTATGGAGACCCATAAGTTTTCGAACTTGAAAGTCTTAGGCCGCCTAGGCCCCTTATCATCGGCGAGCAAAAGCGGGCAGTGATTGGAGAGGGACGAGGAGAGGGCGTGGAACACATGCGTGTTGAAGGTTGTGTCCCACTCGGCATTGCAAAAGAAGGAGTCAAGCTTGCTCAGCGTTGGGTTTTGCCTCTCGTTGCTCCGGGTGAACCTCCTGTTCTGAAGATGGATCTCTTTGAGCTCGCAGCTATCGAGCGCTGCCCGGAAACGGTTGATCCTACTGCGGTTCACATTCCTCTTGTTTTTATCCCTCGCCCGATAAATTTGGTTGAAGTCCCCACATGCTAGCCAAGACACCCCCACCGGCGGTTTCTGTCCAAGGAGCTCGGCAAAGAAAGCGTCTTCGAGGGCAGGGTCAGTAGGACCATAACGGATGTTACTTTAAATATTGCCCCTGATTCGCGAACACGGACCATGGCGGAGAGGCAGAAAGTTGTGGTAGTTATGTTGAATATCTCAACTAGGAGATCATCCCAGAGCAGCAGGATCCCCCCTCTGGTACCATTCGCCGGTCGTTGCGCAAAGCTACGCAACCGATGACCCCCTAAGAAAGCGGCCGTGAATTGGTTGATATTGTCGAGTTTCGTTTCTTGGAGGCAGACCACATGGCAAGAGGAGGAGGCGATGGTGGCACGGtgtaacaccccggtgtaatgatgctacagtaacccttGGGGTTAAGCTAATATTTTTGCTAAACATGTGTTTGTTCATCCTTGGTTCTCACTCCTTTAAAATTCCAgttgaattcaaattcaaattctaaGTGAATTTCAAAATGCTcagacatgaaaactaaaatgttcatcatctggACAATATTCTTTTGATAATATTGGTGGTGGTCCAACATTCTTCCTAAATGTCTAAGTGGCCTAAAATAGCTAAAACAGAAAAGCTTTAAAAAAACTGtttaaaaagaaagaaagaaaggaagaCAGGCCTCAGCCCCTGGCCTtcccatgggcctcggcccaccaCAGCAAGCCGGCCCAGCTCCCAGCACCGCGCCCCCTCCCTGTTCCTCCGACCGGGCGGGACAGCGCGCGCGCGCCCGTCGCCATccaaccacctcgccggcgacgcccGGGCGAGGGGATAAGGCTCCGCGCCTCCCCGCCTCCACTCACCCCCACTCCCTGGCGTCCTCATCCACTTcttcccctctccctcgcccGCTTTCTTCCTTCTCCACGGGCACCCGTCGTCGCCGCCACCATGGCCGTGTCTTagcgcggccaccgagccccgagTGCCTCTCCGACAAGCCCGACCGCTTCACCTTCTTCATCTACTTCCTCTCCGCCCTCGGGATCGAGCCCGATGCCACCACAGCCTCGGGATCGAGCTCCTCGCCAACCCCGGCCGTCGCCGATCGCCGTCGCCGTACGCCACCgacgagcctccccgagcacgctgccgtccccctacagccttgccgtgagcttctccccctcctccccctgtCCTTTCGCTCTCGCGCGCCTCCTAGCTAGCTCGCCCGCCGTCGCCCGAGCGCGTTGCCGCCGACGAGCTCGGCGCCGTGGTCATGGTCGCCGTCACATGTGGCCGAGCACCGCATCGTGCTCCTGGGGTTCCCAAGGGCCCAACGCGCGCGTCCGCTGCTCTCGCCGAGCACCGTAGCCCGATCCCCGCCAACGCCCGTTCCGGCCGTCCGCCCCGCTCGACGCCGTCGTCGTTGCAGCCCGCCCCCGCCCGAGCTAAGGTCGCAGTTGGATGCGCCGCCCCTCCTGTGTCCGAACGAGCCCAGCCGCGCTCGAAACGGCCCTCTGTGGCATCTTTCCGGCGAAGTCCGGCGAGccccgccgctgttttggtcgccggcgtcgcgactccggccaccgccgacgtggcacacctggggccacccctgggtcactgccagcgggccccgcaggccccgttgactgggtttgacccagtcaacgtgctgactgggcagcccagtggcactgacgtgcgggccccacacATAATTAATTTACCTAAAACGTTTTCTAATTAAAATCAATAGTTAAACTAaatagtcactgacatgtggggcccagctgctaattagccacgtttaattaaaataacccaatgttagtccactgtctatgacatgtaggacccactggtcagtttgacctggtcagcgagtctgttgactgctgacgtcatttttttgttaatttaaataaatccaaaaaatggtttaatctttgaaaattcatagaaaataaaccgtaactcggatgaaaatgttttctatatgaaagttgctcagaaaaatccaatgaatccgaatacgcggtccattcatcagtcagatgcctctaactatctgaacatggaacattccccctccgatcatctgtctgacacaggtccggaaccgggaaaacattcacggttgaattcccccttcacctatatcatgtagccttacgttaggtcacacccggcaccgcatattgccatgttatgctttgtgatgctttgtctgctttatatttactgtttcttccccctcttctctccggtagaccccgagactgat
The Aegilops tauschii subsp. strangulata cultivar AL8/78 chromosome 3, Aet v6.0, whole genome shotgun sequence genome window above contains:
- the LOC141042772 gene encoding uncharacterized protein, encoding MNDQGWVIEHEAKEKIIQEHFAHAMRRGDRSTKDFNWEELNLEKHELQGLDSPFTEKEVIEAINDMPSDKAPGLDGFTGAFFKKCWDTMRHDLMRAIDRFDSLHSTNLHWINSANIVLLPKKEGAERVADYRPISLIHAIARIIAKMLSIRLGPHMSTLISNAQSAFIKTRSIHDNFMYVRNLARRLHKCKTPSLLFKLDIRKAFDLVRWEYLLDLLERRGFPSKFRDWIAALWCSSSSRVLLNGVAGTPMKHGSGLRQGDPISPLLFVIAIDPLQRILNVATRKGMLHKIRGRGAMVQTSLYADDAALFMAPIKRDIDNLAAILRGFGEVTGLSTNFCGLGMLNTKKFARALRLRWPWFEWKEPCKLWVGHGNPCDAEDLDFFYASTTITVGNGARTPFWDSPWLLGRKPKDIAPLIFEASSRKNWKVREALRNNAWILRIKPPSAVVSAEHIRQLFSLWMLLDEVLLDELTDDDISWKHMASGQYTSASAYKAQFLGVVLSPMDQMVWKAWAPLKVKFFAWLALQDRIWTADRLAKRGWPNCGPCPLCKGVQECGPHILFKCRYSLRLWRLVIQRFGIDDMDTTSWHLMDSVESWWVSTCDVGTTDRKAKASITILVSWVIWNERNARVFRHKSAPPPILLNSIVDEASL